The Sorangiineae bacterium MSr11367 genome window below encodes:
- a CDS encoding type I polyketide synthase, which produces MSNIEEKLRKFLKETALELKRTKERLRNLEIDKAEPVAIVSMSCRYPGCVCTPEELWELLRDGSDAIASFPENRDWTRDIDRKSVDHQAHQGGFLFDADLFDPAFFGISPREALTLDPQQRLLLETTWEALERAGIDPASLHASPTGVFVGIIQGDYASRLGPFATSLEEVGDYVATGNTASVASGRIAYTLGLVGPALSVDTACSSSLVAIHLACQALRHGECSLALAGGVTVMATPATFMLLDSESAGAPDGRCKSFSADANGAGWAEGVGMLLLEKLSDALRNGHSVLAVIKGSAVNQDGKSQGLTAPNGPSQERLIQQALASACLSPQDVDAVEAHGTGTILGDPIEAHALLATYGQAHSKDNPLWLGSLKSNIGHAQAAAGVGGVIKMVLALQNGLLPKTLHAETPSPHIDWSSGHIRLLNEPIPWAANGHPRRAAVSSFGISGTNAHLILEEAPHLESSLAPEASSASVPQPLLLSAKSETALCAQAGRLREHLLEHPDVALSDVAYSLATSRHHFEHRAALVPRDRDQLLSSLQSLALAQPSPDATVRRSSHAGKLAILFTGQGSQRSGMGAALYDGFPVFREAFDSVCALLDPRLDVSLRELTFEFQSASLLDQTGYTQPALFALEVALFRLLQSFGLRPEFLVGHSIGEIVAAHVAGVLSLQDACSLVAARASLMQALPQRGAMLAIQASELELLELPALHHDRASLAAINGPHSVVVSGDDGAVSAIARHFEALGRKTSRLRVSHAFHSPHMDGMLEDFRRVAHTLSFLPARIPIVSNVTGQLATDQQLGSPDYWVQQLRQTVRFSDAVQTLHGLGARTFLELGPVGQLSALAHDILSDDGPSPVFVTALRKERDEVESLTSALGTLHTGGVAIDWPAFFAPHAARHVSLPTYAFQRERFWLESTARRADVSAAGQSSAEHPLLGAVIALAQNDGFLFTGRLSLSEHPWLAGHAVFGSVLLPGTAFVELALLAAHRLDLDLLEELTLETPLSLPESGAVLIQMSVGPLDDAGRRALTIHGRAHDAPDDAPWTCHARATLAPASNDSMDFDLRAWPPPGAVAIPIEGLYETLAASGFAYGPDFQGLRAVWKRGDELFAEATLPPSITKDASRFAIHPALLDSALHALAAHSSEDIPISLPFSWNDVSLRTVGASTLRVRLLQGEGSVSLAIADAIGEPLAFIEALATRPVSAEQLRGSLDAHRDALLHVAWTPLHSASPSKSFSWALLGNADVDPALQIQRYTDLDALRHALDHGASPPDGVVVSFVSRASANVVAGAHDATALALALLQAWVSDERLASTQLVFLTSRAIATHTDEDVLDLPHAPIWGLVRTAQNEYPDLPLFLLDSHQTDASLSQIFAPLPSDDKQLALRDGQRLVPRLMRPHQPVPASSRTMNPEGTVLITGATGTLGALLARHLVENHGVKHLLLASRKGPAAPGADDLRRQLEVAGASVTLTACDVSDRSALRALLATIPEAHPLTAVVHTAGVLDDGLLSNMTSERIDRVFAPKVDAAWNLHELTKDKELSAFVLFSSLAGVLGGAGQSNYAAANAFLDALAQHRHAMGLPASSLAWGFWADSSAMTGHLGDADTARMRRAGVLPLSAEKGLALFDKALVRSEPALVTALFDRSALHAQASSLPSLFRGLVHTRSARRTAAQASASSLTHHLLTLAPPEQHAFVLDLVCFQVAAVLALPSPAALEPHRPLQELGLDSLMAVELRNRLAAACGLKLQASLLFDYPTPADLSEFLATKILGRTAEQPAVRIEPASDQEPIAIVAMSCRFPGGVSSPEGLWSLVREGQDAISAFPQNRGWDLSSLYHRDPDQKGKVYTRHGGFLLDADLFDPGFFGISPRETLAIDPQQRLLLETSWESFERAGIDPISLHGSQTGVFVGVMYNDYGARLLDAPDDLEGYVGMGSSPSLASGRIAYTFGLHGPTVTVDTACSSSLVAIHLASQALRSGECSLALAGGVAVMATPGAFIAFSRQRGLSPDGRCKSFSADADGVAWGEGAGMLLLERLSDAQRRAHPVLALLKGSAVNQDGKSQGLTAPNGPSQERVIRQALANARLSPQDVDAVEAHGTGTTLGDPIEAHALLATYGQTHSKDNPLWLGSLKSNIGHTQAAAGVGGVIKMVLALQNGLLPRTLHAETPSPHIDWSSGSLRLLNEPIPWASNGHPRRAAVSSFGLSGTNAHLILEEAPHLESSLAPKASSASVPQPLPLLLSAKSETALRAQAGRLREHLIQHPDVPLHDVAYSLATTRHHFERRAALISRDRDELLVSLQAVVLAQSTHHAVLARSSHAGKLAVLFTGQGSQRSGMGAALYDGFPVFREAFDSVCNFLDPRLDVSLRELMFELQSASLLDQTGYTQPALFALEVALFRLLQSFGLRPEFLVGHSIGEIVAAHVAGVLSLQDACSLVAARASLMQALPQRGAMLAIQASELELLELPALHHDRASLAAINGPHSVVVSGDDGDVSAIARHFEALGRKTSRLRVSHAFHSPHMDGMLEDFRRVAHTLSFLPARIPIVSNVTGQLATDQQLGSPDYWVQQVRQTVRFSDAVQTLHDLGARTFVELGPIGQLSALAHDILSDDGPSPVFVTALRKERDEVESLTSALGTLHTGGVAIDWTAFFAPHAARRVSLPTYAFQRERFWLESTARCADVSAAGQSSAEHPLLGAVIALAQNDGFLFTGRLSLSEHPWLAGHAVFGSVLLPGTAFVELALLAAHRVDLDLLEELTLETPLSLPESGAVLIQMSVGPLDDAGRRALTIHGRAHDAPDDAPWTCHARATLAPASNDSMGFDLRAWPPPGAVPVPIEGLYETLAASGLAYGPDFQGLRAVWKRGDELFAEASLPQSIAKDASRFAIHPALLDSALHALAAHSSEDIPISLPFSWNDVSLRTAGASTLRVRLLQGEGSVSLAIADAIGEPVAFIESLATRPVSTEQLRGSLDAHRDALLHVAWTPLHSASPSKSFSWALLGNADVDPALQIQRYTDLDALRHALDHGASPPDGVVVPFITPASTDVVGDAHEATSHALVLLQTWVNDERLASMPLVFLTCRAMATHADEDVLDLAHAPIWGLVRTAQNEYPDLPLFLLDSDRSDASQRALFAPLDLDDKQLALRDGQLLAARLMRLRQVPASSHRMRPEGTVLITGGTGVLGALVARHLVENHAAKHLLLTSRKGPAAPGAEDLQRQLEVAGASVTLAACDVSDRFALQALLDAIPHDHPLTAVVHTAGVLDDGLLFGMTPERIDRVFAPKVDAAWNLHELTKDKELSAFVLFSSLAGVLGGAGQSNYAAANAFLDALAQHRHAMGLPASSLAWGFWADSSAMTAHLRDADTARMRRAGVLPLSAEKGLSLFDKALARSEPALVTALFDRTALLANAHALPAIFRRLVHTRSARPAAAHASASSLAQRLLALSPTDQRAFVFDLVRAEIATVLGLPSPDALEPDRPLHELGLDSLMALELRNRLAAATDLRLQTTLLFDYPAPAALSEFLEGRLLKQGERDAFHVSAELDKIEATLSSLHKNESIREALLGRLQALFTKWTSRDAFVDEAMTSTITAVSDEELLALIDNELVKAEETSP; this is translated from the coding sequence ATGTCGAACATCGAAGAAAAACTGCGCAAATTTCTCAAAGAGACGGCTCTCGAGCTCAAACGCACGAAGGAACGACTTCGCAATCTGGAGATCGACAAGGCGGAACCTGTCGCGATCGTGTCGATGAGTTGCCGCTACCCGGGTTGCGTTTGCACACCAGAGGAGCTCTGGGAGCTTTTGCGCGATGGATCGGATGCGATCGCGAGCTTTCCCGAAAACCGCGATTGGACGAGGGATATCGATAGGAAGAGTGTCGATCATCAAGCGCACCAGGGGGGCTTCCTCTTCGATGCCGACCTTTTCGACCCCGCCTTCTTCGGCATCAGTCCCCGCGAAGCGCTCACACTCGATCCTCAGCAGCGTTTGCTTCTCGAAACCACCTGGGAGGCTCTCGAACGCGCAGGCATCGATCCCGCATCGCTCCACGCAAGCCCCACCGGAGTCTTCGTCGGCATCATCCAAGGTGACTACGCGAGCCGGCTCGGGCCATTTGCCACGTCCCTCGAAGAGGTAGGGGATTACGTCGCCACCGGCAACACGGCGAGCGTCGCCTCGGGCCGCATCGCCTATACCTTGGGCTTGGTGGGACCCGCCCTGAGTGTGGACACCGCTTGCAGCTCCTCGCTCGTCGCCATTCATCTCGCCTGCCAGGCACTCCGTCACGGTGAATGTTCGCTCGCGCTCGCAGGCGGTGTCACCGTCATGGCCACCCCGGCCACCTTCATGCTGCTGGATTCCGAGAGCGCAGGTGCGCCCGATGGACGCTGCAAGTCCTTCTCCGCCGATGCCAATGGCGCGGGGTGGGCCGAGGGTGTGGGCATGTTGCTTCTCGAGAAGCTATCCGATGCGCTTCGGAACGGGCATTCCGTCCTCGCCGTGATCAAGGGCTCCGCCGTCAATCAAGACGGCAAGAGCCAAGGCCTCACCGCTCCCAATGGGCCCTCTCAAGAACGCCTCATTCAGCAGGCTCTCGCCAGTGCTTGCCTCTCCCCCCAAGACGTCGATGCGGTCGAAGCCCACGGGACGGGCACCATCTTGGGCGATCCCATCGAGGCGCACGCGCTTCTCGCCACGTATGGGCAGGCCCATTCCAAGGACAATCCGCTTTGGCTCGGGAGCCTCAAGTCCAATATTGGACATGCCCAGGCGGCCGCCGGCGTCGGCGGGGTCATCAAGATGGTCCTCGCGCTCCAGAATGGGCTCTTGCCGAAGACCCTTCACGCGGAAACTCCATCTCCGCACATCGATTGGTCTTCCGGCCACATTCGCCTGCTCAACGAGCCGATTCCCTGGGCCGCAAATGGACACCCGCGCCGTGCGGCGGTTTCCTCCTTCGGCATCTCCGGCACCAACGCCCACCTCATTCTCGAAGAGGCCCCGCACCTCGAAAGCTCGCTCGCGCCCGAGGCCTCCTCGGCATCCGTGCCGCAGCCTTTGCTCCTGTCGGCCAAGAGCGAGACCGCGTTGTGTGCCCAGGCCGGGCGGCTCCGTGAGCATCTGCTCGAGCATCCCGATGTCGCCCTCTCGGACGTCGCCTATTCGCTTGCGACCTCGCGACACCACTTCGAGCATCGCGCGGCTCTCGTCCCGCGCGACCGCGACCAGCTGCTTTCCTCCCTGCAGTCTCTCGCACTTGCCCAGCCATCTCCGGACGCGACCGTCCGCCGCAGCTCCCATGCCGGCAAGCTCGCGATCCTCTTTACCGGCCAAGGCAGCCAGCGTTCCGGCATGGGGGCCGCCCTTTACGACGGTTTTCCTGTCTTCCGAGAGGCCTTCGACTCCGTCTGCGCCCTGTTGGACCCTCGGCTCGACGTCTCTCTTCGCGAGCTGACGTTCGAGTTCCAGAGCGCGTCTCTCCTCGACCAAACGGGCTATACCCAGCCCGCCCTCTTTGCACTCGAAGTCGCCCTCTTCCGACTCCTGCAATCCTTCGGCTTGCGCCCCGAATTTCTTGTCGGTCACTCCATCGGCGAGATCGTCGCCGCGCACGTTGCGGGTGTGTTGTCCCTGCAGGATGCTTGCTCGCTCGTCGCCGCGCGCGCCTCTCTCATGCAGGCGCTCCCGCAACGCGGCGCCATGCTCGCCATTCAGGCCTCCGAACTCGAGCTTCTCGAGCTACCGGCTCTTCACCATGACCGCGCCAGCCTCGCCGCCATCAATGGGCCGCACTCGGTCGTGGTCTCGGGCGACGACGGCGCCGTCTCCGCCATCGCACGCCACTTCGAGGCACTGGGCCGAAAGACCTCTCGGCTGCGCGTCAGCCATGCCTTCCACTCGCCGCACATGGACGGCATGCTCGAGGACTTCCGACGCGTCGCACATACTCTCTCTTTTCTTCCTGCACGCATCCCCATCGTCTCCAATGTCACCGGCCAACTCGCGACGGACCAGCAGCTCGGCTCCCCCGATTATTGGGTCCAGCAGCTTCGCCAGACCGTGCGTTTCTCCGACGCGGTTCAGACGTTGCACGGCTTGGGCGCGCGCACGTTCCTCGAGCTGGGGCCTGTCGGTCAATTGTCGGCGCTCGCTCACGACATCCTGTCCGACGACGGCCCCTCGCCCGTCTTCGTGACGGCGCTGCGCAAAGAGCGCGACGAGGTTGAATCGCTCACCTCGGCGCTCGGGACGCTGCACACCGGCGGCGTCGCCATCGATTGGCCTGCCTTCTTCGCACCGCATGCCGCACGGCATGTTTCCTTGCCCACGTATGCCTTCCAGCGTGAGCGCTTTTGGCTCGAGAGCACCGCCCGTCGCGCCGATGTCTCCGCCGCCGGCCAATCATCGGCGGAGCATCCGCTCCTCGGTGCCGTTATCGCGCTCGCGCAGAACGATGGGTTCTTGTTCACGGGGCGACTCTCCCTCTCCGAGCACCCATGGCTTGCCGGCCATGCGGTCTTCGGCTCCGTGCTCTTGCCCGGCACGGCCTTCGTCGAGCTCGCGCTTCTTGCCGCTCATCGCCTCGACCTCGACCTCCTCGAGGAGCTCACCCTCGAAACGCCCCTCTCACTCCCCGAAAGCGGAGCGGTCCTGATTCAAATGTCCGTCGGCCCCCTCGACGATGCCGGTCGGCGGGCCCTGACCATCCATGGGCGCGCGCACGACGCCCCCGACGATGCGCCCTGGACCTGCCATGCGCGGGCCACACTCGCTCCCGCTAGCAACGATTCCATGGACTTCGACCTCCGCGCCTGGCCTCCTCCGGGTGCCGTCGCCATCCCCATCGAAGGGCTGTACGAAACGCTCGCGGCTTCCGGGTTCGCCTATGGTCCGGATTTTCAAGGCCTGCGCGCCGTTTGGAAACGCGGCGACGAGCTCTTTGCCGAAGCCACGCTCCCCCCATCCATCACCAAGGATGCCTCCCGCTTCGCCATCCATCCCGCCCTCCTCGACTCCGCTCTCCACGCGCTTGCGGCCCACTCGAGCGAGGACATCCCGATCTCACTCCCTTTCTCGTGGAACGATGTCTCCCTGCGAACCGTGGGCGCTTCCACACTCCGCGTCCGCCTTCTGCAAGGTGAAGGCTCCGTCTCCCTCGCCATCGCCGATGCCATCGGCGAGCCCCTCGCCTTCATCGAGGCCCTTGCCACGCGCCCCGTCTCCGCCGAACAACTGCGCGGGAGCCTCGACGCCCACCGCGATGCACTCCTTCACGTCGCCTGGACTCCGCTGCACAGCGCTTCGCCGAGCAAGTCCTTCTCCTGGGCTCTCCTCGGAAACGCCGACGTCGACCCTGCGCTCCAGATCCAACGCTACACCGACCTCGATGCGCTACGGCATGCGCTCGACCACGGAGCCTCCCCGCCCGACGGCGTCGTCGTTTCCTTCGTCTCCCGCGCATCGGCGAACGTCGTTGCAGGCGCCCACGACGCGACCGCTCTCGCACTCGCTCTTTTGCAGGCCTGGGTAAGCGACGAGCGCCTCGCGTCCACTCAGCTCGTCTTCCTGACGTCGCGTGCCATCGCCACACACACCGACGAAGACGTCCTCGACCTCCCTCACGCACCCATCTGGGGACTCGTCCGCACGGCGCAAAACGAATACCCCGACCTTCCTCTCTTCCTCCTCGACTCCCACCAAACCGACGCTTCCCTGTCTCAAATCTTCGCCCCTCTCCCCAGCGACGACAAGCAGCTCGCGCTGCGCGACGGTCAACGACTCGTCCCGCGATTGATGCGCCCGCATCAACCTGTCCCCGCATCTTCCCGAACCATGAATCCCGAAGGCACCGTGCTCATCACCGGAGCCACCGGTACCCTCGGCGCTCTCCTCGCGCGGCATCTCGTCGAGAACCACGGCGTCAAGCACTTGCTCTTGGCCTCCCGTAAGGGACCGGCTGCTCCCGGTGCCGATGACCTCCGTCGCCAGCTCGAAGTCGCCGGGGCCTCCGTCACGCTCACCGCCTGCGACGTCTCCGATCGCTCCGCCCTCCGCGCCCTGTTGGCCACCATCCCCGAGGCCCATCCGCTCACCGCCGTCGTCCATACCGCGGGAGTCCTCGACGATGGGCTTCTTTCCAACATGACCTCCGAGCGCATCGACCGCGTCTTTGCTCCCAAGGTGGATGCCGCCTGGAACCTGCACGAGCTCACCAAAGACAAGGAGCTCTCCGCCTTCGTCCTCTTCTCGTCGCTCGCGGGGGTCCTTGGAGGCGCTGGTCAATCCAACTACGCGGCCGCCAACGCCTTCCTCGATGCCCTCGCCCAGCATCGCCACGCCATGGGCCTCCCCGCATCTTCCCTGGCCTGGGGCTTTTGGGCCGACTCGTCCGCCATGACCGGCCACCTCGGCGATGCCGATACCGCACGCATGCGGCGCGCAGGCGTCCTGCCCCTCTCCGCCGAAAAGGGCCTCGCGCTCTTCGACAAGGCGCTAGTTCGCTCGGAGCCCGCTCTCGTTACCGCGCTCTTCGATCGCTCCGCTCTGCACGCTCAGGCGTCTTCTCTGCCCTCTCTCTTCCGAGGTCTCGTTCACACACGCTCGGCACGACGTACCGCCGCCCAGGCCTCCGCGTCCTCACTCACCCACCACCTACTCACACTCGCCCCCCCTGAGCAACACGCCTTCGTCCTCGATCTCGTCTGCTTCCAAGTCGCGGCCGTCCTCGCGCTCCCATCACCTGCTGCGCTCGAGCCCCATCGCCCGCTGCAGGAGCTCGGGCTCGACTCGCTCATGGCCGTCGAGCTCCGCAACCGGCTCGCCGCTGCCTGTGGCCTGAAACTCCAAGCCTCGCTCCTCTTCGACTACCCGACGCCGGCCGACCTCTCGGAGTTCTTGGCCACCAAGATCCTCGGACGCACCGCCGAGCAACCTGCGGTGCGGATCGAGCCCGCCTCCGACCAAGAGCCCATCGCCATCGTCGCCATGAGTTGCCGCTTTCCGGGTGGCGTCTCCTCTCCGGAAGGCCTCTGGAGCCTGGTGCGCGAAGGCCAAGATGCCATTTCCGCCTTCCCCCAAAACCGCGGATGGGATCTCTCCTCTCTCTACCACCGCGACCCCGACCAAAAAGGCAAGGTCTACACCCGCCACGGAGGTTTCCTCCTCGACGCCGACCTCTTCGACCCCGGCTTCTTCGGCATCAGTCCCCGCGAAACGCTCGCCATCGATCCTCAGCAACGGTTGCTTCTCGAAACCTCGTGGGAGTCCTTCGAGCGTGCCGGCATCGACCCGATTTCCTTGCACGGTTCTCAGACCGGCGTCTTCGTCGGCGTGATGTACAACGACTACGGCGCACGTTTGCTCGATGCGCCCGACGATCTCGAAGGCTATGTCGGCATGGGTAGCTCGCCCAGCCTCGCCTCGGGCCGTATCGCCTACACCTTCGGCTTGCACGGGCCCACGGTCACTGTCGATACGGCCTGCTCCTCTTCGCTTGTCGCCATCCACCTCGCCTCTCAGGCCCTTCGATCCGGGGAGTGTTCTCTTGCTCTTGCCGGCGGGGTTGCCGTCATGGCCACGCCCGGTGCCTTCATCGCGTTCAGCAGGCAGCGCGGGCTTTCGCCCGATGGCCGCTGCAAGTCCTTCTCCGCCGACGCCGACGGTGTCGCTTGGGGTGAGGGCGCGGGCATGTTGCTCCTCGAGCGCCTCTCCGATGCCCAACGCCGTGCTCACCCCGTCCTCGCGCTGCTCAAGGGCTCGGCCGTCAATCAGGACGGCAAGAGCCAAGGCCTCACCGCTCCCAATGGGCCCTCTCAGGAGCGTGTCATTCGGCAGGCTCTCGCCAACGCTCGGCTCTCTCCACAAGACGTCGATGCTGTCGAGGCCCATGGCACCGGCACCACCTTGGGCGATCCCATCGAGGCGCACGCGCTTCTCGCGACGTACGGGCAGACCCATTCCAAAGACAATCCGCTTTGGCTCGGGAGCCTCAAGTCCAATATTGGGCATACGCAGGCGGCTGCCGGCGTCGGCGGGGTCATCAAGATGGTCCTCGCGCTCCAAAATGGGCTCTTGCCGAGGACCCTTCACGCGGAAACTCCATCTCCGCACATCGATTGGTCTTCTGGCTCCCTCCGCCTGCTCAACGAGCCGATTCCCTGGGCCAGCAATGGACACCCGCGCCGTGCGGCGGTTTCCTCCTTTGGGCTCTCCGGCACCAACGCCCACCTCATTCTCGAAGAGGCCCCGCACCTCGAAAGCTCGCTCGCACCCAAGGCCTCCTCGGCATCCGTGCCGCAGCCTTTGCCTTTGCTCCTGTCGGCCAAGAGCGAGACGGCGTTGCGTGCGCAGGCCGGACGGCTCCGTGAGCATCTGATCCAGCATCCCGACGTCCCCCTCCACGACGTCGCCTATTCGCTCGCGACCACGCGCCACCACTTCGAGCGCCGTGCCGCTCTCATCTCGCGTGACCGCGACGAGTTGCTCGTTTCCCTCCAGGCCGTCGTACTCGCTCAATCCACACACCACGCAGTCCTCGCCCGTAGCTCCCATGCCGGCAAGCTCGCCGTGCTCTTCACCGGCCAAGGCAGCCAGCGTTCCGGCATGGGGGCCGCCCTTTACGACGGTTTTCCTGTCTTCCGAGAGGCCTTCGACTCCGTCTGCAACTTCTTGGACCCTCGGCTCGACGTCTCTCTTCGCGAGCTGATGTTCGAGCTCCAGAGCGCGTCTCTCCTCGACCAAACGGGCTATACCCAGCCCGCCCTCTTTGCACTCGAAGTCGCCCTCTTCCGGCTCCTGCAATCCTTCGGCTTGCGCCCCGAATTTCTTGTCGGTCACTCCATCGGCGAGATCGTCGCCGCGCACGTTGCGGGTGTGTTGTCCCTGCAGGATGCTTGCTCGCTCGTCGCCGCGCGCGCCTCTCTCATGCAGGCGCTCCCGCAACGCGGCGCCATGCTCGCCATTCAGGCCTCCGAACTCGAGCTTCTCGAGCTACCGGCTCTTCACCATGACCGCGCCAGCCTCGCCGCCATCAATGGGCCGCACTCGGTCGTGGTCTCGGGCGACGACGGCGACGTCTCCGCCATCGCACGCCACTTCGAGGCACTGGGCCGAAAGACCTCTCGGCTGCGCGTCAGCCATGCCTTCCACTCGCCGCACATGGACGGCATGCTCGAGGACTTCCGACGCGTCGCACATACTCTCTCTTTTCTTCCTGCACGCATCCCCATCGTCTCCAATGTCACCGGCCAACTCGCGACGGACCAGCAGCTCGGCTCCCCCGATTATTGGGTCCAGCAGGTTCGCCAGACCGTGCGTTTCTCCGACGCGGTTCAGACGTTGCACGACTTGGGCGCGCGCACGTTCGTCGAGCTGGGGCCTATCGGTCAATTGTCGGCGCTCGCTCACGACATTCTGTCCGACGACGGCCCCTCGCCCGTCTTCGTGACGGCGCTGCGCAAAGAGCGCGACGAGGTTGAATCGCTCACCTCGGCGCTCGGGACGCTGCACACCGGCGGCGTCGCCATCGATTGGACTGCCTTCTTCGCACCGCATGCTGCACGGCGTGTTTCCTTGCCCACGTATGCCTTTCAGCGTGAGCGCTTTTGGCTCGAGAGCACCGCCCGTTGCGCCGATGTCTCCGCCGCCGGCCAATCATCGGCGGAGCATCCGCTCCTCGGTGCCGTTATCGCGCTCGCGCAGAACGATGGGTTCTTGTTCACGGGGCGACTCTCCCTCTCCGAGCACCCATGGCTTGCCGGCCATGCGGTCTTCGGCTCCGTGCTCTTGCCCGGCACGGCCTTCGTCGAACTCGCGCTTCTTGCCGCGCATCGCGTCGACCTCGACCTCCTCGAGGAGCTGACCCTCGAAACGCCCCTCTCGCTTCCCGAAAGCGGAGCGGTCCTGATTCAAATGTCCGTCGGCCCCCTCGACGATGCCGGTCGGCGGGCCTTGACCATCCATGGGCGCGCGCACGACGCCCCCGACGATGCGCCCTGGACCTGCCATGCGCGGGCCACACTCGCTCCCGCTAGCAACGATTCCATGGGCTTCGACCTCCGCGCCTGGCCTCCTCCGGGTGCCGTCCCCGTCCCCATCGAAGGGCTGTACGAAACGCTCGCGGCGTCCGGGCTCGCCTACGGTCCGGATTTTCAGGGCCTGCGCGCCGTTTGGAAACGCGGCGACGAGCTCTTTGCCGAAGCCTCACTCCCCCAATCCATCGCCAAGGATGCCTCCCGCTTCGCCATCCATCCCGCCCTCCTCGACTCCGCTCTCCACGCGCTTGCGGCCCACTCGAGCGAGGACATCCCGATCTCACTCCCTTTCTCGTGGAACGATGTCTCCCTGCGGACCGCGGGAGCCTCCACACTCCGCGTCCGCCTTCTGCAAGGTGAAGGCTCCGTCTCCCTCGCCATCGCCGATGCCATCGGCGAGCCCGTCGCCTTCATCGAGTCCCTTGCCACGCGCCCCGTCTCCACCGAGCAACTGCGCGGGAGCCTCGACGCCCACCGCGATGCACTCCTTCACGTCGCCTGGACTCCGCTGCACAGCGCTTCGCCGAGCAAGTCCTTCTCCTGGGCTCTCCTCGGAAACGCCGACGTCGACCCTGCGCTCCAGATCCAACGCTACACCGACCTCGATGCGCTACGGCATGCGCTCGACCACGGAGCCTCCCCGCCCGACGGCGTCGTCGTTCCCTTCATCACGCCGGCGAGCACGGACGTGGTTGGAGACGCGCACGAAGCGACTTCCCACGCCCTCGTCCTTTTGCAGACCTGGGTGAACGACGAGCGCCTCGCGTCCATGCCGCTCGTGTTTCTCACGTGCCGGGCCATGGCCACCCACGCCGACGAAGACGTCCTCGACCTCGCTCATGCTCCCATCTGGGGCCTCGTCCGCACGGCACAAAACGAATACCCCGACCTCCCTCTCTTCCTCCTCGACTCCGACCGGAGCGACGCTTCCCAGCGTGCTCTCTTCGCCCCGCTCGACCTCGACGACAAGCAGCTCGCTCTGCGCGACGGTCAACTCCTCGCTGCTCGATTGATGCGTCTGCGTCAGGTCCCCGCGTCTTCCCACCGGATGCGTCCCGAAGGCACGGTGCTCATCACCGGAGGGACGGGCGTCCTCGGCGCCCTCGTCGCGCGGCATCTCGTCGAAAACCACGCCGCCAAGCACCTGCTCTTGACCTCCCGTAAGGGACCGGCAGCACCCGGTGCCGAGGATCTGCAACGCCAGCTCGAAGTTGCTGGCGCCTCCGTCACCCTCGCGGCGTGTGACGTCAGCGACCGCTTCGCGCTGCAAGCGCTGTTGGACGCTATCCCCCACGACCATCCCCTCACCGCCGTCGTCCACACCGCCGGTGTCCTCGATGACGGGCTTCTCTTCGGCATGACCCCCGAGCGAATCGACCGCGTCTTTGCCCCCAAGGTCGATGCCGCCTGGAACCTGCACGAGCTCACCAAAGACAAGGAGCTCTCCGCCTTCGTCCTCTTCTCGTCGCTCGCGGGGGTCCTCGGAGGCGCCGGTCAATCCAACTATGCCGCCGCCAACGCCTTCCTGGATGCCCTCGCCCAGCATCGCCACGCCATGGGCCTGCCCGCGTCGTCCCTTGCCTGGGGCTTTTGGGCCGACTCATCGGCCATGACCGCCCACCTCCGCGACGCCGATACCGCCCGCATGCGACGCGCAGGCGTCCTGCCCCTCTCCGCCGAAAAGGGCCTCTCCCTCTTCGACAAGGCGCTAGCTCGCTCCGAGCCCGCTCTCGTCACCGCTCTCTTCGACCGCACCGCGCTTCTCGCCAATGCGCACGCACTTCCCGCCATCTTCCGGCGTCTCGTTCACACGCGCTCGGCACGTCCTGCCGCTGCCCATGCCTCCGCTTCCTCCCTCGCCCAGCGCCTACTCGCCCTCTCGCCGACGGACCAACGCGCGTTCGTTTTCGATCTCGTCCGCGCCGAGATCGCGACGGTCCTTGGACTCCCCTCGCCCGATGCGCTCGAGCCGGATCGACCGTTGCACGAGCTCGGGCTCGATTCCCTCATGGCCCTCGAGCTCCGCAACCGGCTCGCGGCCGCCACCGACCTAAGACTCCAAACTACGCTCCTATTCGATTACCCAGCTCCCGCGGCGCTCTCCGAATTCCTCGAAGGACGGTTGCTGAAGCAAGGAGAGCGCGACGCTTTCCATGTCTCGGCCGAACTCGACAAAATCGAAGCGACGCTTTCATCTCTCCATAAAAACGAAAGCATCCGTGAAGCGCTCTTGGGGCGCCTGCAAGCGCTTTTCACGAAGTGGACATCCAGAGATGCATTCGTCGACGAGGCCATGACGAGCACGATCACGGCTGTGTCCGATGAGGAGCTTTTGGCTCTGATCGACAACGAACTCGTGAAAGCCGAGGAAACCTCACCATGA